The Gossypium raimondii isolate GPD5lz chromosome 2, ASM2569854v1, whole genome shotgun sequence genome segment ccatttaaatcaaactcttaattaatttttatatcaatatttttataaatttatttattatataaatttatttttcacgcAATTATGCTAGAAaggtaatttaatataatttaaattcaataataacGGTTTTAATCAAGAGATAATATAACAGGTAAAACTATATTtaagattattaaattattaataaatttactttttgttattcaactttgaaaatttataaaataattattgatttatttgtaaattttcatttaagtcactatgctattaaaattgttattgtgTGTCTTTCTTTGTTTGCATTGTTTATacaaattgaaaagttttttcctcttctttttacagtttaattattttcatgaaatagttttgaacatcacaaatttacaaatcaaaatctaaaaagcTTTCTTCTTCGATTTTCGACACTAACTgttagataaatttaaatttaaggtaTATTTTTCTATTCGTCAATACAATTGTCAAATTATCATTGAGAGctaaactttaataaaaaagctaaactttaataaaaaaaatttacaggtttaaataaaaattttaaaataattcggtgactattttataacattttgaactaatataaacttactaataattattAGTGTAGTGAGgttagtgtaatttacccaataTAAAAACACATAATATATCTAAGAGCCACACACAATTAACGAACGGCAAGCTTTGGTCTGGGTACCAactttatgttttcttttctcctttcaGAAAAACACTGCCTTCATCCTAAGTAATTTGTATCTGTTTCAGACAAAGAGAAAATCTCTAGTTTTGAACAAGGGTGTGAAAAGGAGAAATAGATGGAAAGAAAGGGCTTAGTTTTATGCAGTGTTGTCGCCTTTCTGGGAGTATTATCAGCCGCTACTGGTTTTGCTGCTGAAGCTACTAGGATCAAGGTAAGTTTATACATAGAGTTTTGATTAGATCTTCTCTGATGAATTTCTTATAAATCCTTGtccttttttccctttctttttctttttcttttggcttTGCCTTACTCCTGTCTGTTTTGGGGTGATTAACACTCTGCAAAAGAATAAAAACTGttacttcaaaaaaaaacattgtctacttttcttttttttccttttaagtaTACATGGgggatgaaaaatgaaatataacttAAGAGTTAAGACATCTTAGTTTTAGTGGGTATGGTATTTTCTTTTAGTAGAAGACTatagcttcttcttctttttaacgCTTGTGATTTCTTATGAAAAATTCCTTGAGAAACATAGAGAAACCAGAtggtattttcttttgttttttaatgcTTGTGACCTCAGAAAAAGAAGATAATGCTTTGAGAGCCCTACCCTCTGGTATTTATTTAGCTAAGTGCCTTTTTTTTATTGGGAGTTTTTCTGAAGGGATGAATGTATGAAACAGAAACATAGAGAAACCAGATTCTTAACCTAAGCACAGTGAAGTAAAAATTCAATGTATTTGAGGGCtagtcattattattattgaaaagttAATGGAGGAGAGATTCATTATAGACCAAAGTGGGATTTGATCTGTAGAGTTTGAAGTCTTACCAAATAATGGGAGAGTTTCTAGCAGTGAggtttctgtttctttttctttttcatcatattttaGTCATCCTGGCATATAGAATGAGTATTGGTTAAACCACTTCCATGTTCCACTTGCATGAGTTCAGTTTTGTGCATGCTTTGAATGGGACTTTGGGCAAGTTCTTGCAACAATCCTTTGATTAGTTAACTTTAGTCTCTTTTGCACATTGAAAGCAATTTATTTGTCTCCATTGTCACTGTATTCCATTTTACGGGGAGCACTATTATCTCATATAATTGGCtgtttctttaaaattttgagccGAATGCTTGCACTCACGAGTCCATGCTATTTTTTTGGAAGCCTGAGTTAAATTTTTAAGCGCAGAACCTATGGTGTGGACAGCTTTATGCTTCTAAAGACAAGTACAAATAGTGAAATTACTTGGTTCATCTATTTTGTCCAAAATACCTGCTggaattaattttcaaaatctgTTTTAATTGGAGCTTGTGAAACTGAAAATATGAATGATATGCTACTACTTCTCCATGCATTAAGTTTACTTGGATATATGTTTTCTGGAATTCTTGTGATGACCAATTGTCCTTTTTTCCCTCTATAGGCTTCAGAAGTTAAGTTTGTATCCACTACACAATGTTCTTATCCCCGGAGTCCTGCACTTGGTCTTGGCTTAACTGCTGCTGCCGCACTTCTGGTAGctcatataattattaatattccAACTGGGTGTATTTGCTGCAAAAGAACCAGTCGAAGTTGGAACTCCTACTGGACAAAAGCTCTTGTCTTCTATGTTATTTCTTGGTGATTCTCGAGCACTTGTTAATAAGACTTTTTTCCTGATTTATTTTTGGCatcatatgttttttattttcttattattattggtAGGgactagggactaaattttggAACTTGGATCTTCTGCTTTCTTCATATGATAAGTAGCCTTTATTGCTGCACTACTCTAACGGCCTGAATGTTCAGTTTGATTTGTTTATGATAgttattatttccttttaaataaGAGGACACCATGACTCAATCATCCTTATCATTTTAAGCCAAACTGGCTTAGTTTGATGTTTTTTGTCTTTTGGGAGAAGAATGAATCAGCTTTTGATAATAGACAGATGCATTTTTCTAAAACCAAAAGAAGTTTTCTCCACTTGCCTGTTTGCTGTTGTAGAATGGGGCACAATCATCACCACActaagaataataaatatagcTTCTATGCAAAATTTGAGTGGCAttcatttaaactttaatgtCTATATTACtctggttaattttttttaaaatgaaagaattcTTAACTTGTTTGAGTGCGGATGCCCTAGAGTTTTGTTTTAGATAAGGATATCCCATTGTTCTGAAGTAAAGGTTTGCTGGTATCTCCTGGTGAAGACATTTCTGGCTTTCTGGCTTCTTCTTCTTAGTGATGTGAATTAAACATCTAGACATATTTTGCTTAGATACTTATACCTAAGTCCTAATTTAGGCGACATTTACTAGTTATCTTCTTAATAAGATGtttgaaagaaattaattaatgaaatgcTAGGCATTTGCAGTTCTAGGATCAGTAGTTCAATTAGGAGTCTATTGTGACCTTAAACTCGACTAGgacttttccatcttttgacAATCAGTTAGCAATCGGTTTTGGGTGCTTAGCATAATATCAAAGCCTGGGGGTGGGACATGCATTGCCTTGTATGTTCTTTGTTGATTTATGGTTATAGTCTGCTTGTTTTGCCATTGTTTCAGTTGGCATTTGGCCTACATATATAAGTGGTGTCTTCAGGCCGGTTTCATTTGGGTGGTGTTGTGGCCTTATATTTAAATTGGAGTTGTTTTCTATTGTCTTATTGGTTTTAGGATGGAGGCTTTACAAGCTATCACATGCATGTTGAATGCAACTGTGAAAGAGGATTATTTGGCTTAAGAAGCATAGGATTAGAACGTCAATATATGGGTGTCTAGTTGATTTCCAGTTCTGCATGTTTGTTTCTGTTTGCCAGTTGCTTGAGCCAAGGATTATAGGTTGAGAATATGAGTAGTCATTGGACTGTTAATGTGCCTGGAGAAAGAACTTTGAATTGGAAGGATTCATAGGTGTATAGATTGCAACTCTTGAAGTTTTCCTACTTGTTATTGAAGTTTGTGATATCATTTTTCTTGCCACTGTAACCTAAGAACCCATTTAGAAATAAACTCCAAAGAGTGTCAGCtttttttagttcattttattgatttttactGCATAGAGGGAGATGAGGACAGGTCTGGTATATCtagaaaattttgtaataaaagcTTCAGCTTGCTTTTAGTTAGAGAATGGCTAGTGAATAacttgagagaaaaaaagagcTTTTACTTGCTTAAATAGGCCTCTGAAGCTCAGATCTTCTAATGTTTGAAAGAGTGCCTGAATGTTAATGTGAACTTTAAAGAAAGCAGAGGTGTGTTCTTGGTTATTCCATGTGATGTGAGTAGTCCCACTTAGGCTTAATAGTCCAATCTGGTTTCGCTTGCAGTGTGCCGACTTTCTGTCTTTGAgtaatgaatcaaatgcttaTTCCATATCTATGCAGGTTCACATTTGTTATAGCTTTCCTTCTCTTGCTAACTGGTTCTGCACTCAATGATCAACATGGTGAAGAGAGTGTGTACTTTGGCAACTACTACTGCTACGTCGTGAAACCCGGAGTCTTTGCTGGGGGAGCTGTCTTAGCCATTGCAAGTGTGGTTTTTGGGATCTTCTATTATCTCACCTTAAACACAGCAAAGAACACAAGTGATCCTTGGGGCAATTCAGCTGTTCCGAATCAAGGTGGCGGCATAGCCATGGGACAACCTCAGTTCCCAACCCAGACCTCTCAGGATCCTGTTTTTGTACATGAAGATACTTATAACAGGCGGCAGTTCACTTGAGAATTGTAAAGACCTTGTTTTTGCTGCATGCATTGCTTGtagcaaatgaaaatgattcCCCAACATAAATTTTACAGAACAAACTTTAAGCAGAACCGGTCCAAGCTTTTCATGAAGATTTGTCAGATAGCGAAATTCATCTGGTTTTCGTATTATAATCTTAAATATGTTGTATttatattcttctttttttagtGTATTTTACCGTAAcatctttcaattttatttcttttctaaaatcgCCCTATTTAACAAAAGAAGAGCTCCTATTTTATAAATCTTATCCCACTTGAAAAGTTCAATtttgaaacctaaaaataaaaataataaaaaaagtaaaaggttAAACTGGATTAGCGAAATTTGCACTATTGCTGCTAATaaatacaatttctttttcgCCCAAAATGGAGTTAGGTCTTCCCAGAAAAAGCTAAAATACAGCCACCAAATGAAGAAACCGAGTCAGgtaattgtaaaaatgtgacTATATAAGCTTGCTAGGAGCACAAAAGAAACTCAGAATATATGTATGTGGAAAATGGAAGAACAAACGGATAGCAAAACCCAGCCATTCGGGATTGTTGGTCATATCTGCTTGAATGAATAGCATTCGATTTATAAAACCTACTCCGATATAAATAAAGTACTTTTCAACATAATAAGCGTACACATCTAAAAGCAAATGTAAAAgtgaaatatatgtatgtaaaacaGATTCCACCTGCTAATGCTATCGCTTTTTTATCCTGTCCTGTTATTGGTAAAATTCCCATAAAACATCCACTTTTACAGTCAAAATCTACTTATGTTGGTAAAACTAGACAACCATTTCCTGACTGCCCGAACAAGAGTAGAGAATAATGGAATAGGTTGGCCCGAGGAAACCAGATTTTATGCAAATTCCGAACTGCCTGCTTCTTGCTCCATTGATTTCTCAGAAACAAATGTAAAGTAAACCCCTAAAACGCTACAagtattaaatatgttcttatcaTGCAACTTAGTTTCGAAGCTGATTACCTTACCTGGTTCATCTAATTATTGGAAAGAAAGAAGACACGTCAACTTGACAATGCTGACAATGCAGTTGGTGGTGGGAATGCTTTTTGTCAAAAAGAGGAAATTAGCAATTGCTTATTTTGCTAACAATATTTAATGTTTCATCGTATCAATGTACAATGTAATCTATGACGGATCTCTTACTGCATCACTAGTGGAGAAAATCACTTTACTAGCTGCTTTTGAAGGTGGCCTATTGATCTTCTCAAGTAACCTACTAAATACTAGTTTGACAGGTATGCAAGCCACTGTTGTAGGTCCAGATGACTCTGCTCTAATTAATCCATCCATTTGGTGGTTATCGCTATCATGTATAGGCTTCAAACTGAGTTTATGTTCTATACCAATTGAAGACAGAGCTCTTGTTTTCTGGCTAGAAATTAAGCTTACCTTCTTCGGTAACTTCTTTTGGAATTTCCTCTCAGTTGGAGAGCGTGAGCCATGAGATATGCTCTTTTTAACCAGGCCTGCCTTATAATCAGAACTTCCTGTATTGTACTTCTTGAAAGGTGGTTCACCTTCATGGTCCAAGGATTGATATTCAGCTGCTTCATAACTACACAATGCAAATGGCGGGTTGGGCCGGGGGACCCTAAAATTGGTCCTCTTGGCAGTCCTCCATGCAGGCGGAAGTGAAGTATTTCCATCATGGTTACTTAGTCCATTACTGAAATAACCATTAGTTGGGAGAAGGGTGTCAGTTGAACTGTCTTCTAGAGCTTCAATTTGAATGGGATGCCCTATAATGGCCTTTCCATCCAACTTGCTTAACAATGAAACAATAGGTACAGGAGGTTTCTGATAGCTTGCTTGGACTTTCAAATCAACATCCATCAACATAGATCTTCTCTTCCCACGGAAACTACAATGGGCAGCAAATGTCGGATCAAAGTGCCACACTCTTTCCTCCCACTCTCTTTCCACAGCAGCATGGTTCTCCCAAGGCATTCCTTCCCAATCAATGATGTTATGGTTGAAACTATATCTCCTTCTGAATGTATCCCTTGGTGTACGCAAGTATCTTCTATCATCAAATCCAACCATTTGGGTACAAAAATCTTTTGCACTCAAATCAGCCACATCAACATCATCGTCGAAGTCATGATTTAAATGAGAACTATGACCTAATGGCCTTCTTCTAAAAGTTCCCCTTTCTTCATGATATGTCCCATGAGTAGATCCATCATAACCTCTTATCTCTGCTGCATCCATGGACCTTTTTGTCAGATTTCGCATGTTCCTTTTCCCTTTTAGCTGCCATTTGGACACTGCTTCATTCATAGAAAGGTGATCATGAGAATAGAAGTGAGACATCTCACCAGAAAGAGATGACTCATCAGATTCTCCCTGGCCCATGCTTCCACCTCCTAGGGTGTCAGGCCTTCGAAAGCCACCCAATCGGACTTCCTTACAAACAGTAGCACCTGAATACATAGAATAAGGAAATAATGAGAATAGTAATCAGTTACCAAAAACTACCAATAGTTAGGCAGGCCATTATGCTTTTCAAACTAAACATCAATTCCATCAGGAAAACAACACTGATGTTTCTTGAACTCAAGCGCAGGTGTCTGTATGTGTCAAAAAATCTGATTCGTCAATTGCCTTAAATCCAAAGGATCCATAACAAAATTATGGGTGCTGAGACTCATgataacattaatataatagtaTGCGTTTATTCAATTACAATAGACTTGATTATTGAATCATGAATGGGCTTTCAAATATCATTGtacattcaattttttaaaatgagttttgaatttaaaaattgtcTGGACCCAAATCCTCTAGTATAATCAACCTATTAGTTGGCCTGAAGAAGTAGATAAACTATGTGTAGGTGTCCTAATGGACCCAAAACAGAGCAAAATGAACCAAATGGATAAAGAAAGGTTGGCAGAATAAACATGATGAAAAGTAGTCACATGATTGAGCTTAGACTTTTTGACACTTCAATGCAATTTCCAACCcccaaaattgtaattattttctgtCCTATTTCTTAAGTGTATTTCTATGTTTTGCTAATCTTCTTTCTCATGTTTTCTTCATTCTCTTTCGTCCTTCTTTCTTTGCCATCTCCCTAGATAAGCAAGGAGAATTCAGCACATATCCCATACACATACTCATATCCATGTCTATTCTGTCAACATGGTCTAATATGCTGAGTCCAAGAGCAGAGATCAATACCACAAATAGTTAGACAAGTCACGATGCTTTCTTGACAAAACATCAAATTTCTAAGATAATCAGAAGGGCATCAATGGATGGCAGGCAAACCATAGGGGCCATACCCCCCAAGAGTTCTCAAATTCCCACATTTTGATCAGCAAACTAAGTCAAATTCAAAAGactatttatatacacatatataggCCCCTGAAAATTGTTAATGTTATATTACAATTctatgatttatattattttcatgcaTATTTATATGCTGACATCTAGAATAGGGTATTTAAGAACCAAGgagaaattttgatttcatatgTAGCCGATAAGCCAACTTTCAGATTCCATTCTAGATCTCTGCTTTGGATTAAGTAGAGCATTATTTTTCAACTACGAAATTTGACCACTTTACTCTATAATTCATTTAAACTacaataaatacatatatgttaTGAGCAAATTTTATAACagtaattacattttttatggAAGAGGATTTCAAATATTTCTTAGGTTAATATACTAAAAATCCCTTAAACTAATACTCTTTGTTTAAAGAAGCCCTTATACTATTTTCGTAGTTTAATAAGCCCCTAgcctataattttttaaagaagcccttatactatttttgtagttaaataagcctCTAACCTATAATGTTTACCCATAAAAGCCCTTGATTTTAATgtcaaagtaaaaatattttgaattttaggttctttatcttaattttttgttaatgcAATAGAAATTATATACACTTTaacatcaac includes the following:
- the LOC105787916 gene encoding protein VASCULATURE COMPLEXITY AND CONNECTIVITY, whose protein sequence is MERKGLVLCSVVAFLGVLSAATGFAAEATRIKASEVKFVSTTQCSYPRSPALGLGLTAAAALLVAHIIINIPTGCICCKRTSRSWNSYWTKALVFYVISWFTFVIAFLLLLTGSALNDQHGEESVYFGNYYCYVVKPGVFAGGAVLAIASVVFGIFYYLTLNTAKNTSDPWGNSAVPNQGGGIAMGQPQFPTQTSQDPVFVHEDTYNRRQFT
- the LOC105787915 gene encoding uncharacterized protein At1g51745, with protein sequence MESGIGSDGGGVGSIVWVRRRNGSWWPGKILGPEELPTSHLMSPRTGTPVKLLGREDASVDWYNLEKSKRVKAFRCGEFDDCIERAESSQGMPPKKREKYARREDAILHALELEKELLKKQGKFDRPSYAKSKSSGSTKKDSGGSDISNGKPGKSKSNQSRSQDTSIKGETVSSPVNLQKDQVENQPSWKNNPAEVLPRMRGLQDLGLKTAYAKQKLTSYGAMDVDESLSPSGKVSSMGRNNHINGGEQRRGVSQAKRSRCMYFPPESFDALDYKEIPPTQIEMSPSHFVECDSYPFRSHIIEDRTREFLEDVESGSSESTSSESEPESDSSETEPDMDEDITSHSGATVCKEVRLGGFRRPDTLGGGSMGQGESDESSLSGEMSHFYSHDHLSMNEAVSKWQLKGKRNMRNLTKRSMDAAEIRGYDGSTHGTYHEERGTFRRRPLGHSSHLNHDFDDDVDVADLSAKDFCTQMVGFDDRRYLRTPRDTFRRRYSFNHNIIDWEGMPWENHAAVEREWEERVWHFDPTFAAHCSFRGKRRSMLMDVDLKVQASYQKPPVPIVSLLSKLDGKAIIGHPIQIEALEDSSTDTLLPTNGYFSNGLSNHDGNTSLPPAWRTAKRTNFRVPRPNPPFALCSYEAAEYQSLDHEGEPPFKKYNTGSSDYKAGLVKKSISHGSRSPTERKFQKKLPKKVSLISSQKTRALSSIGIEHKLSLKPIHDSDNHQMDGLIRAESSGPTTVACIPVKLVFSRLLEKINRPPSKAASKVIFSTSDAVRDPS